From a region of the Podospora pseudopauciseta strain CBS 411.78 chromosome 7 map unlocalized CBS411.78m_7, whole genome shotgun sequence genome:
- a CDS encoding uncharacterized protein (EggNog:ENOG503NXDU): MSQPPPPPPPHGNNPRTTAGSAPSSSSGLPRGKYDVFIIPEHSAGAGFLYLPSLRPQWNSFFAGIACSVIVLLVFINFAPMIAQVLWSLRNLGAMGNLLWAAMAAMLFFFGRMQGESSSAKFYQSQANGNGQNPGAGYGGAKSEWYTPPPNPGPTPNQAPPPPPPPPTAEDEHEPRGGSYRSSWEEEPRPPPQPQPKANPPAPEPKPEPKPEPKARPEPKPEPRRTPTPEPTPEPKAEPKEPKPKKRSKKERRAEEAAKAEEAAKSAEVPKPAEPPKPKEMPRPKEAPKPAEAPKPKEVPIPAEPPKPKETPKPKEIPKPKEVPKPKVQPPPPPPTPPPAEERPMTPVSQPSPTKGTSAWEKAREETRKRIEEQKAKEAEQKRKEEMARRLRELREREAKEREKREADKREREERDRLKKEQEEKEKERIERELREKLEKENREIREKLEKEMREKLQRELREREARERKERETRERLAREREAREKAEREAREREIAREKEELRLKLEQERQAAREREAKEAQERKEREERLTRLRKEREERLKREEQARKEKEEREQNERRGTSYAYSSVGEKTSMWPNGKPPSVAPSESAWSAPTPPRAASPPPPSPTKPAPSPVPPKHTSIPRPAPAAPTPPPAAQSQYQPPPQKQPTPKPAASSTGTADEYSFRPYDTPKKSRKKSETDFSESSYAHSASTARTTPPPPMREPYTTNDPNKIVIRAVYAYLNEFSKTPAQQLISGIKPVTDGLILRITSAGLFVDDDVRGVAQREWDVKAWTLKQIEIWCPTHAQNASASSAPGSIPTNHPFFKTMPTRPRAAERGATKVMIGEEALEYLSEFSRCCKGTCRRGQASAGGPPARGLHLVRATQRDAGGKRYLFVVDEEEGWKIADGIAALRGSGQVRALGVAGFSSLESRTVLDSLGFHQ; this comes from the coding sequence ATGAGCCagccaccgccccctccccctcctcatggGAACAATCCCAGAACGACGGCTGGTTCGGCACCTTCCTCCAGTTCTGGACTTCCACGAGGGAAATACGATGTTTTTATTATTCCAGAACACTCGGCCGGCGCTGGTTTCCTGTACCTGCCCTCCCTGAGGCCCCAGTGGAACAGCTTCTTCGCTGGCATCGCCTGTTCGGTGATCGTGCTGCTGGTATTCATCAACTTTGCACCGATGATTGCCCAGGTCTTATGGAGCTTGAGGAACTTGGGCGCAATGGGAAACCTGCTATGGGCGGCAATGGCAGCCATGCTGTTCTTCTTCGGACGAATGCAAGGGGAGAGCTCTTCCGCGAAATTCTATCAGAGTCAAGCGAATGGAAATGGCCAGAACCCCGGTGCTGGATATGGAGGAGCCAAATCAGAATGGtacacccctcccccgaacCCCGGTCCCACACCCAACCAAgccccgccacctccacctccgccgcctaCTGCGGAGGACGAGCATGAGCCTCGTGGCGGCTCATACAGGTCGtcatgggaggaggagccacGCCCGCCACCGCAGCCACAACCAAAGGCTAATCCTCCCGCACCAGAACCGAAGCCGGAGCCAAAGCCGGAACCCAAGGCAAGACCGGAACCGAAGCCAGAGCCAAGGCGGACGCCAACCCCGGAACCCACACCGGAGCCAAAGGCAGAACCTAAGGAGCCGAAACCTAAGAAGAGATCGAAGAAGGAGCGCAGagccgaggaggctgccaaAGCCGAAGAGGCCGCCAAGTCTGCTGAGGTTCCCAAGCCTGCAGAGCCTCCTAAACCGAAGGAGATGCCGAGGCCCAAGGAGGCCCCGAAACCGGCCGAAGCACCCAAACCAAAGGAGGTCCCAATACCAGCTGAACCACCTAAGCCAAAGGAAACCCCCAAGCCGAAGGAGATTCCAAAGCCCAAAGAGGTACCGAAGCCGAAGGTccagccacctccaccaccgccaacccctcctcctgctgaGGAGCGACCCATGACTCCGGTTTCCCAGCCGAGCCCGACCAAGGGCACTAGCGCTTGGGAGAAAGCAAGAGAAGAGACACGGAAGCGCATAGAGGAGCAGAAGGCCAAAGAGGCCGAGCAAAAGCGGAAAGAGGAGATGGCCCGGCGGTTGAGAGAGCTTCGCGAGCgcgaggccaaggagcgCGAGAAGCGGGAGGCCGAcaagagggagagagaggaaagaGACCGCCTCAAGAAGgagcaagaggagaaagagaaggaaaggATCGAAAGAgagttgagggagaagctggagaaggagaatcGTGAGATTCGTGAGAAGCTCGAAAAGGAAATGCGCGAAAAGCTTCAAAGGGAGCTGAGAGAACGCGAGGCCCGTGAGCGCAAAGAACGTGAAACCCGCGAGAGGTTGGCGAGAGAGCGTGAGGCTAGGGAGAAAGCCGAACGTGAAGCCAGGGAAAGGGAGATcgcgagggagaaggaggagttgcGACTCAAACTTGAGCAGGAGCGCCAGGCCGCCCGAGAAAGAGAGGCCAAGGAAGCTCAAGAGAGGAAAGAACGTGAAGAGCGTCTGACTCGACTGCgaaaggaaagagaggagCGCCtcaagagggaggagcaagcccgcaaggaaaaggaagagagggagcaGAACGAACGGAGAGGGACGTCATACGCCTACTCGTCTGTCGGTGAGAAGACGAGCATGTGGCCCAATGGTAAACCACCCAGCGTTGCTCCCTCAGAATCTGCTTGGTCAgccccaactcctccaagagcagcttctccgcctcctccatctccaacaaaGCCTGCACCATCGCCAGTTCCACCCAAGCATACATCCATTCCTCGGCCAGCACCAGCtgccccaacaccaccaccagctgccCAATCCCAGTACCAGCCCCCGCCACAGAAGCAGCCTACCCCTAAGCCAGCAGCATCGTCAACAGGTACAGCAGATGAATACTCGTTCCGACCGTACGACACGCCGAAGAAGTCGCGGAAGAAGTCAGAAACTGATTTCTCCGAGTCTTCCTATGCCCACTCGGCCTCGACCGCGAGAACCACGCCCCCGCCGCCGATGAGAGAGCCATACACAACCAACGACCCGAACAAGATCGTCATTCGAGCGGTGTACGCCTACCTCAACGAGTTTTCCAAGACGCCGGCGCAGCAGCTTATCTCGGGCATCAAGCCTGTCACGGACGGTCTCATTCTGCGAATCACGAGCGCGGGACTGTtcgtcgacgacgacgtaCGAGGCGTGGCACAAAGGGAGTGGGACGTCAAGGCCTGGACTCTTAAGCAGATCGAGATCTGGTGTCCCACCCACGCGCAAAATGCCTCCGCTTCTAGTGCCCCAGGTTCGATCCCTACCAATcaccccttcttcaagaCCATGCCTACCCGTCCCCGCGCTGCTGAGCGTGGTGCGACCAAGGTAATGATTGGCGAAGAAGCGCTGGAGTATCTAAGTGAGTTCTCGCGATGCTGCAAGGGTACGTGTCGCCGTGGCCAGGCCTCGGCTGGTGGACCTCCGGCTAGGGGGCTGCATCTTGTCCGGGCCACGCAGAGGGATGCTGGTGGCAAGAGATACCTTtttgtggtggatgaggaggagggatggaaGATTGCCGATGGCATCGCGGCCCTCAGGGGCAGTGGCCAAGTCAGAGCGCTTGGCGTGGCTGGTTTCAGCAGCCTTGAGTCGAGGACAGTGTTGGACTCGCTCGGTTTCCATCAGTAG
- a CDS encoding uncharacterized protein (COG:S; EggNog:ENOG503P810): MDFLPHPVAGVEPLDIPFVADTPFVFGTDFWDFPKLHGFGDQWASLPAPRLASLAQSWLYFGTIAEFLGRPIDYREYKVSRSVSARPLIPLLNEWLTSHAIPPRDTTKQPPPPSSLGEEGTHDPPVSREARKRLIYEHARFLDAVVDLAEDFDRVSQSHVKPIPTIVLSIKVLCTTLRSVLWDLVQVDAEDMPLPWPKHEKVATLDSNGDPDISPSAQLMLDVLRLRGWCPFYARKVLTSYNYAIAYYFTRLFRLFSTETSHEECDFEECVASNADVFSYVPRHIRYGCQCQPMGVGMDQIRGIIEDGGVPLVRLRGSLQRGIRLEVVRMTARTRFVIISHVWADGIGNANANAMPECQLRRVFGYLSRLKALKEGEDAGAEFNLLGSVDTGFQTAARRRPRYFWIDALCMPPVSMGLLRMRAINKLPAVYQAADRVLVLDPNLEKISIENSDTLEQCARFSVSPWIGRSWTFQEAALGNAIEVQCADGTFNALSPKLKQPRAVPPPQRPQQSRLSELVGIPVSWVKRRIPGKTNHEPLQQMNSGSTAGMGRDISLAMVASLTRCLNHEFRSSFANGVKPVKAAHGRETLAPDFCTLFVQVWNELSERATTVPGDKHLIIANLLGFNTEPLMRLNKSADRMACILRSMDGVPMSLFFNMNGPRQRPSKNHRDRWVPLYPAKQKLTFGSTFTNLRNVKNDLYLPNNTVSRTKVAVLVCTGPPDPFSSCAFTVHDTTTGDQYSVEIHREEGETDAFAAPDIGPYCIAIQLDNPLITKQNNDMPGLAAGPAQPYPGALFRVRRVVTNVKKLYYHALEATYEKSFELVEEDTYDHSKPPDLSSDDNISTAFQRHHRGLLRTVYDCPLTVTRLPPPSTPISPSFRREEKQAPPPTLASVPLPETWQLIIEREPPTYPHPLPTRPSLSDALTPVTAHLSVTALDGLVASGCVGFGIAICATMFSFLAPLAKMAIIAKLILHSLFLIQMFVFAGVEVRLVWNVLHITLVVLYTFSRAAQGGAQVLDWAFIAWAFVGHAVDFGARVVIHSVVVPELFEQYLASFDEGYDDGSGRRKYRERGVGRWWRRVKGRYGRKKPKVWMPRDATTAAEEEVTGGGGGGGGGGGEVRSSDQYDLLSGGTHQRDGDRNGNYRSTTTVEEDVDLDFFEHEHRHHVVSGAFSMADGYGHYARPPEVHMLGVMDGSKRHQGRGYSTLPI, translated from the coding sequence ATGGACTTTCTTCCGCATCCCGTCGCCGGGGTCGAGCCGCTGGACATCCCCTTTGTCGCCGACACCCCCTTTGTGTTTGGCACCGACTTTTGGGACTTCCCCAAGCTCCACGGCTTCGGCGACCAGTGGGCCAGCCTCCCGGCCCCGAGGCTGGCGTCGCTGGCGCAGTCATGGCTGTACTTTGGCACTATCGCCGAGTTTCTGGGCCGGCCGATTGATTACAGGGAGTACAAAGTGTCGAGAAGCGTGTCTGCCCGGCCGTTGATACCTTTGCTGAACGAGTGGCTCACCTCGCACGCCATACCCCCAAGGGACACGaccaaacaaccaccaccaccatcatcactaggggaagaaggaacaCATGACCCGCCCGTCTCCCGCGAGGCGAGGAAACGCCTCATCTACGAGCACGCCAGGTTTTTGGACGCGGTGGTTGATCTGGCGGAGGACTTTGACCGCGTCTCGCAGAGCCATGTCAAGCCCATTCCGACTATTGTTCTGTCTATCAAAGTCCTTTGTACCACGCTCCGGAGTGTACTGTGGGATTTGGTCCAGGTCGACGCGGAGGACATGCCCTTGCCCTGGCCGAAGCACGAAAAAGTTGCCACGCTGGATAGTAATGGCGACCCTGATATTTCACCGAGCGCGCAGCTCATGTTGGATGTGTTACGgctgagggggtggtgcccGTTCTATGCACGAAAGGTGCTCACGAGTTACAACTATGCGATTGCGTATTACTTCACGAGGTTGTTTCGGCTGTTTTCTACAGAGACGAGTCATGAGGAGTGCGATTTTGAGGAGTGCGTGGCTAGTAATGCGGACGTCTTCAGCTACGTGCCCAGGCATATACGGTATGGGTGTCAGTGTCAGccgatgggggtggggatggatCAGATAAGGGGGATTattgaggatgggggggtgccGCTTGTTAGGCTGAGGGGGTCGCTGCAGCGGGGGATACGactggaggtggtgaggatgacggCCAGGACGAGGTTTGTGATTATCAGTCATGTCTGGGCGGATGGGATCGGGAACGCGAATGCGAATGCTATGCCCGAGTGTcagttgaggagggtgtttggGTATTTGAGCAGGCTGAAAGCgctgaaggagggggaggatgcggGGGCCGAGTTTAACCTGTTGGGTTCGGTTGATACGGGGTTTCAGACGGccgcgaggaggaggccgaggtaCTTTTGGATTGATGCGTTGTGTATGCCGCCGGTGAGCATGGGGttgctgaggatgagggcgaTCAACAAGTTGCCGGCGGTGTACCAGGCGGCGGAtagggtgttggtgttggaccCCAACTTGGAGAAGATATCGATTGAGAACTCGGACACGCTGGAGCAGTGCGCGAGGTTTTCGGTGAGCCCGTGGATTGGGAGGAGCTGGACGTTTCAGGAGGCGGCGCTGGGGAATGCGATTGAGGTTCAGTGTGCTGATGGGACGTTTAATGCTCTTTCGCCGAAGCTCAAGCAACCGAGGGCTGTTCCTCCACCCCAGAGGCCACAGCAGTCGAGGCTTTCTGAGCTTGTGGGGATACCGGTAAGCTGGGTCAAGAGGAGAATACCCGGCAAGACCAACCATGAGCCATTACAACAGATGAACAGTGGTTCAACAGCAGGCATGGGAAGGGATATCAGCTTGGCCATGGTGGCTAGTTTGACCCGGTGCCTGAACCACGAGTTCCGGTCATCATTTGCGAACGGTGTCAAGCCGGTCAAGGCCGCGCATGGGAGAGAGACGCTGGCTCCTGACTTTTGCACATTGTTTGTACAGGTGTGGAACGAACTGAGCGAGAGGGCAACTACGGTTCCAGGCGACAAGCATCTTATAATCGCGAACCTGCTTGGCTTCAACACGGAGCCACTCATGAGGCTGAACAAGTCAGCCGACCGGATGGCATGTATATTGAGGAGCATGGATGGCGTGCCCATGTCGTTATTCTTCAACATGAACGGACCAAGGCAGAGGCCATCAAAGAACCACAGAGATCGTTGGGTGCCATTATACCCAGCAAAACAGAAACTCACCTTTGGGTCAACATTTACCAATCTGCGCAACGTCAAAAACGACTTATACCTCCCTAATAACACTGTCAGTCGAACCAAGGTGGCAGTACTGGTATGCACTGGCCCACCCGACCCCTTTTCGAGCTGCGCCTTCACCGTCCACGACACCACAACAGGCGATCAATATTCCGTCGAAATTcaccgagaagaaggcgaaaCAGACGCCTTTGCAGCCCCTGATATTGGCCCCTATTGCATAGCCATCCAGCTCgacaaccccctcatcacaaaacaaaacaacgaCATGCCCGGCCTTGCCGCCGGCCCAGCACAACCTTACCCCGGCGCTTTGTTTCGAGTCCGTCGTGTGGTCACCAACGTCAAAAAGCTCTACTACCACGCCCTCGAAGCTACGTACGAAAAGTCGTTTGAGCTCGTAGAAGAAGACACGTACGACCACTCCAAACCCCCCGATCTCTCGTCGGACGACAACATATCCACCGCTTTCCAGCGTCACCACCGCGGCCTCCTGAGGACAGTCTACGACTGCCCTCTAACCGTCacccgcctcccccctccttcgaCCCCCATCAGCCCGTCCTTCCGCCGAGAGGAAAAACAagcaccccctcccacccttgCCTCAGTCCCCCTCCCGGAAACATGGCAGCTGATCATCGAACGGGAACCACCCACCTACccgcaccctctccccacccggccctccctctccgacgCCCTCACCCCGGTGACGGCGCATTTGTCAGTCACAGCCCTCGACGGCCTCGTCGCCTCGGGGTGTGTAGGTTTTGGCATCGCAATCTGCGCAAcaatgttttcttttcttgcgCCCCTGGCCAAGATGGCGATTATCGCTAAGCTGATCCTTCACTCGCTGTTTCTGATACAGATGTTTGTGTTTGccggggtggaggtgaggctgGTGTGGAATGTGCTGCATATCactctggtggtgctgtACACCTTCTCCCGGGCTGCGCAAGGGGGGGCGCAAGTGTTAGACTGGGCGTTTATTGCCTGGGCGTTTGTGGGGCACGCGGTGGATTTTGGGGCTAGGGTTGTGATCCATAGTGTTGTTGTGCCCGAGCTGTTTGAGCAATACCTGGCTTCGTTTGATGAGGGGTATGAcgatgggagtgggaggaggaaatatagggaaaggggggtggggaggtggtggaggagggtgaaggggaggtatgggaggaagaagccaAAGGTTTGGATGCCTAGGGATGCCACcactgctgctgaggaggaggtcaccggcggaggaggaggaggaggaggaggaggaggagaagtaAGGAGTTCAGATCAGTACGACTTGCTCTCTGGGGGGACGCATCAGAGGGATGGGGATAGGAACGGTAATTATCGTAGTACTACtactgtggaggaggatgtggatcTGGACTTTTTTGAGCATGAGCATAGGCATCATGTCGTCTCGGGGGCGTTTTCCATGGCGGATGGGTATGGGCATTATGCTAGGCCGCCGGAGGTGCACATGCTGGGGGTTATGGATGGGAGTAAGAGGCatcaggggagggggtataGCACGCTTCCTATTTAG